The genomic window CTCGTGAGCTTGATGGCCGCGCATTCATGATGTTCATGCCATGCCTCTCCCCTCATCCCCAAAAGGAACAAGCCGCACGTGTTGGGTTTTGGTACCCCGAGCCAGTCGCTGGGGGTCATGGATGCGGAGGCTGCCTCTCGCCTCATCGCGGCGGCGGCTGACGCCACGCTCGTGATGGACGGTGCGGGAGTGATCCGCGACATGGCCTTCGGCAATGCGGACCTGGCGGCAGCGCTGGGCGGGCGCAAGGCGTGGCTTGGCCGCGCGCTCGCCGACGCCGTTGCCGAGGACAGCCGCTCCAAGGTTCATGACATGCTGGGCGAAGCTTCGGCCCAGGACATGCCGCGCTGGCGGCATCTCAATCTGCGTGCGGCGGATGGTGCGTCCATTCCGTTACTTTGCGCGGCCAACCGGCTGCCGGGCACCGACCGCGTGGTGCTCTTCGCGCGTGATCTGCGGCTGCTGGCCTCCCTGCAGCAACGCCTCGTCGAGGCGCAGCAGGCCATGGAGCGCGAATACGGCAGGCTGCGCCAGGCCGAGACACGCTATCGCCTGCTCTTCCAGATGTCGGGCGAGCCGGTGATGGTGCTGGATGCCGCGAGCCTGCGCGTGCTGGAGGCGAACCTTGCCGCGGATCGCATCTTCGGCGCCCAGCCCTCCTTCCTCGACGCCTTCGCGCCCGAGGACCGCGCGCGGGTCGAGGCGCTGCTCGCCACCGTGCGCGCCGCCGGCACGGCCGAGGAGCGGCGCGTCTCCATGCGGGGCACCGGGCGCGAAGCGCTGCTCTCGGCCTCGCTGCTGCGGCATGAGCGCAGCTCGCTCTTCCTGGTGCGCCTCGCCTTCCTCGGCGGCGAGGCGGGTGAGAACCCCATCCCGGAATCGCGCGCCCGCCTTGCGGATTTCGTGGAGAGCACGCCCGACGCCTTCGTGCTGACGGCCGCCGATGGGCGCATCATCACCGCCAACCCGGCCTTCCTCGAACTCGCGCAACTGCCCAACGAGGCGACGGCGCGGGGCGAGGAACTCTCCCGCTTCCTGGGCCGCCAGGCGGTGGAGCTGGACGTGCTGCTGGCGCAGGTGCGCGGGCGTGGCCCCGTGCGGCTGTTCCGCACCCGCATCCGCGGCGACCAGGGGGCGGAGGCGGAGGTCGAGGTCTCCGCCGCCTCCGTGCTCGATGGCGGGCAGCAATGCTTCGGCTTCACCATCCGCGACATCGGCCCCCGTCCCGCCCCCATCGAGACCGGCCCGCCCACCCTGCCCGCCGCGGCCGGCCAGCTCACGGAACTCGTGGGCCGGGTGCCGCTGAAGGAGCTGGTGCGCGAAGCCACCGACGTCATCGAGAAGCTGGCCATCGAGGCGGCGCTTGAGCTCACGAACAACAACCGCGCCTCCGCGGCCGAGATGCTGGGGCTGTCGCGGCAGTCGCTGTACGTGAAGCTGCGCCGCTACGGCATCGGCGACCTCGGCCCGGACGAGGAGAGCTGAGCGCGATGTCCGGCCGAACCCTCACCCGCCTCGACCCCTCCGCGGTGCTGGAGCTGTTCAAGCCCGTCACCTGGTTTCCGCCGGTCTGGGCGTTCCTGTGCGGCGCGGTGGCCTCGGGCGCCAGCTTCGAGGGGAAGTGGGGGTATCTGGCGCTCGGCCTGCTGCTGGCCGGGCCCATGGTCTGCGCCACCAGCCAGGCGGTGAATGACTGGTTCGACCGGCATGTGGACGCGATCAACGAGCCCGACCGGCCCATCCCTTCGGGCCGCATCCCGGGGCGCTGGGGCCTCTACATCGCGATCTTCTGGTCCGGCATGTCGCTGCTGGTGGCGGCGGCGCTGGGCCCCTGGGGCTTCGGCGCCACGGTGGTGGCGCTGATCCTGGCCTGGATCTACTCGGCGCCGCCGCTGCGCCTGAAGCTGAATGGCTGGCTGGGCTGCACCGCCACGGGCCTCTCCTACGAGACCCTGCCCTGGATCACGGCCGCCGCCATCATGGCGGGCGGCGCGCCACGCCCCGAGATCCTGCTGATCGCGCTGCTCTACGGCATCGGCGCCCATGGCATCATGACCTTGAACGATTTCAAGGCCATCGAGGGTGATCGCCGCACCGGCATCAACTCCCTGCCCGTCCTGCTGGGGCCGGAGCGCGCGGCGCTGGTGGCCTGCTGGATGATGGCGGTGCCGCAGCTGGTGGTGGTCGGAATTCTCTTCGCCTGGGGCGCGGTATTGAGCCCGATCATCATCCTGGCCCTCATCGGCGTGCAAATCTGGGCCATGCGCCGGATGTTGACCGACCCCCGCAAGCTCGCCCCCTGGTACAACGCGACCGGCGTGGGACCCTATGTGCTGGGCATGCTGGCCGCCGCCTTCGCGCTGAGGGCCCTGGCATGAACGGGCTCTCCTGGGTCTCCATCATCCGCCTCGGCCTCGTGCAGACGGCGCTGGGCGCCATCATCATCATGACCACGACCACGCTGAACCGCGTGATGGTGGTGGAACTGGCCCTGCCCGCCACCCTGCCCGGCCTGCTGGTCGGCATCCATCACGGCGTGCAGATGCTGCGGCCGCGCCTGGGCTATGGCAGCGACATGGGCCGGCGGCGCACGCCCTGGATCATCGGCGGCATGGCGGTGCTGGGCGCGGGCGGCGCCACCGCGGCGCTGGGTGTGGCGCTGATGGGCAGCCTCTTCGTCCTGGGTGTCGCGGTGGCGGCGCTGGGCTTCTTCCTGGTGGGGCTGGGCTCGGGCGCGGCCGGCACCTCCCTGCTGGCGCTGGTGGCCGCCAAGGTCGCGCCGCAGCGCCGCGCGCCGGCCGCCACCATCCTCTGGGTGATGATGATCGCGGGCTTCGCGGTGACGGCCACCACGGCGGGCCGCTTCCTCGACCCCTTCTCGCCCGAGCGCCTTGTGGCCGTCACCGCCATCATCTCGCTCATCGCGGTGTGCATCGCGACGCTGGCGGTGCGCGGGGTGGAGAATTCCGTGGCCACGCCGCCCGCGCCCCGCACCGTCGCCACCGGCCCCAAGCCCAGCTTCCGCGCCGTGCTGGGCGAGGTCTGGTCCGATGCCACGGCGCGGCGCTTCACCATCTTCGTCTTCGTCTCGATGCTGGCCTACAACCTCAGCGATCTGATCATCGAGCCCTTCGCGGGCCAGGTCTTCGGCATGACCATCGGCCAGTCCACCACGCTCGCCGGGCTGCAGAACGCCGGCACGCTGGCGGGCATGATCGTGATGGCCATCTTCGGCAGCGGCGTGCTGGGCGCGCGGCTGGCCTCGCTGCGCGGCTGGATGGTGGGGGGCTGCATCGGATCCGGCGCCATGCTGGTGGCGCTTTCCGCCACGCCGGAAATGGAAGCCCCGCCGCTCACGCTGATCTACATGGGCCTCGGCTTCGCGACCGGCGCCTTCGCCGCCGCCGCCATCGCCAGCATGATGCAGCTGGCCGGCGCGGGCCGTGCCGGGACGCGCATGGGCCTCTGGGGCGCGGCGCAGGCCATCGCCTTCGCCATCGGCGGCTTCGCGGGCGCCGTGCTGGCCGACATCGCCCGCGCGGCGCTCGGCAGCGCGGCGGCGGGCTATGGCGCGGTCTTTCTCTTCCAGGCCGGGCTTTTCCTGGTGGCCGCCGTGCTGGCGGCGCGGCTGACGGTGGCCCCCCGGCCCCTCTTCCCCATTCCGCCCCTGAAGGAGGCCGTCACGTGACAGCGGAAACCTATGACGTCCTTGTCGTCGGCGGCGGACCTTCGGGTGCGACGGCGGCCCATGACCTGGCGCGGGCCGGCAAGCACGTCGCCATGCTGGACCGCGCGGGGCGCATCAAGCCCTGCGGCGGCGCCATCCCTCCCCGCGCCATCCGTGACTTCGCCATTCCGGACTACCTGCTGAAGGCGAAGATCACCTGCGCCGACATCATCTCGCCCAAGGGCAAGCGCGTGCCTATGCCGGTCGAGAATGGCTATGTCGGCATGGTGGACCGCTGCGAATTCGACGAATGGCTGCGGGTGCGCGCGACCGAAGCCGGCGCCGAGCGCATCACGGGCGATGCCACCGCCCTGGAACGCGACCCGGACGGCGTGGCCGTCATCGCCGTCGAACCCAAGGAAGGACCCGCCCAGCGCATCCGCGCGCGCATGGTGATCCTGGCCAATGGCGCGCGCAGCGACCTGGCCCGCCAGGCCATCCCGGGCCAGGCCCATCCGAAATGCGTCTTCGCCTATCACGAGATCGTGAAGGTGCCCGAGGACACCGCCGCCCGCGGGACCTACGAGGCCACCCGCTGCGACGTGATCTACAACGGCCGCACCAGCCCCGATTTCTACGCCTGGATCTTTCCCCATGGGGACAGCGCCAGCATCGGCACGGGCAGCGCGCGCAAGGGCTTTTCCCTGCGCGGCGCGACGGCCGAGGTGCGTGAACAGCACGGCCTGGCCGGTTTCGAGACCATCCGCCGCGAAGGCGCGCCCATCCCCATGAAGCCGCTGAAGCGCTGGGACAATGGCCGCGACGTGGTCCTGGCGGGCGACACCTCGGGCGTCGTCGCCCCCGCCTCGGGCGAGGGCATCTACTACGCCATGCTGGGCGGGCGGCTCGCCGCCGAGGCGGTGCAGATGGCACTCGCCACCGGCGATGCGGCGGCGCTGAAGACCGCGCGCAAGCGCTTCATGAAGGACCACGGCAAGGTCTTCTGGATCCTCGGGATCATGCAGACCTTCTGGTACCGGACCGACTGGACGCGCGAGCACTTCGTGAAGATGTGCGAGGACAAGGATGTCCAGCGCCTGACCTGGGAATCCTACATGAACAAGGAACTGGTCCGGAAGGACCCCCTGGCGCACATCAAAATCTTCTTCAAGGACATGGCCCATCTGCTCGGGCTGGCGAGGGCTTAACACATGGATCTGGCTCACCCCCACCACGCCCGCGCCCGCGCGACACGGCATCATGGCCCCACCCTTCCGCTGAAGGTCGGCACGCGCGGCTCACCCCTCGCCCTCTACCAGACCCGGCATTTCCTCGACCTGATCCGCAGCGTCTGCCCCATCCTGCGTGATGTGGAGGCCTTCGAGGAACACGAGATCAGCACGGCCGGCGACCGCATCCAGGACCGGCGCCTCGCCGAGATCGGCGGCAAGGGCCTCTTCGCCAAGGAGATCCACGAGGCGCTGCTCGATGGCCGCGTGGATTTCGCGGTGCATTCGCTGAAGGACCTGGAGACGGAGCTTCCCCCCGGCATCGTCCTCGCCTGCACCCTGCGCCGCGAGGACCCGCGCGATGCCATCGTGCTCGGCACCGCCTGCGAGGGCACGGCCGAGGCCGCCTGCCGCGCCGGCGCCTCGCCCTTCTCCGCCCTCCCCTTCGGCGCCTTGATCGGCACCGCCTCCGTGCGGCGCCAGGCGCAGCTTCTGCACGCCCGGCCGGACCTGCGCTGCGAGGTGATCCGCGGGAATGTGCAGACCCGCCTCTCGCGCGTCGGCACGGGTGAGTTCGACGCCTCCCTGCTCGCCATCGCGGGGCTGAAGCGACTGGAACTCGACCACCGCGCGGGCGTGGTCATCAGCGAGGACGACATGGTGCCTGCCGCCTGCCAGGGCATCATCGGCGTCACCGTCCGCGCCGATGACGTGGAACTGCACGAATTGCTCAGCGCCATCTGCGACACCGAATCCCGCGCGGTCAGCCTGGCCGAGCGCGCCTTCCTCGGCGCGCTGGACGGGTCTTGCCGCACGCCCATCGGCGGCCATGCGCGGCTGCTGCCCGATGGCGGCATCCATCTGACGGGCCTCGTCGCGCGGGCCGATGGCAGCTTCCTGCTGCGCCGGACGCTGACGGGCCACGCCACGGATGCCGTGGCGCTGGGCCAGGCGCTGGGCGAGGAATTGCTGACCGACAGCCCGGCGGACATCTTCGGGTAGGAGGCACCCTGCGAGGGGGCCCTGCCCCCTCGCGCTCCCCCGCCAGGGAACTTGTTCCCTGGACCCTTGGGACTTGGTGGGATTTGGAGGGAGGGGCCAGGTGCGCCCGTCACCCCGGGCGCTCGCGCGACGCCCCTCCCCCCAAATCCCACAAGATCTCAAGAAGGGGTCCGGGGACCAAAAGTCCCCGGCGGGAGGGTTCGGGAGGGCAGCGCCCTCCCGCAGCGCCCCCTACACCCGACGTGCCGCCGCGACTGCCGCCTCGCTGCCCACGCCGACCATCCAGGACCAGCCGCGCAGCAGGGCGCCGACCACGCCCGCATGGCGTTCGCGCGCCTCGTCGCGGTGGTGGACCTCCTCCTCCTGGCAGCGGGCCAGCATGGCGCGGAGTTCGGGGAAGATGCCCTCCGCGTCCAGCCGGTCAATCTGCTGCTGGTAATGGTGATCCACGAAGCTCTCGACCGCATCAATGGTGGCATAGACGGCGCGCGGCCCCAGCAGGGCCGGCAGGGCGCCCGTGACCCAGCCCGCCACCCGCCAGATGGGCAGCAGGCGGGAGCGCTGGGCGGGCGGCAGCTCGGCCTCCAGCAGGCGCAGATGGCCCTGTTCGGTGGCCATGTGGCGCTCGGCGAAGTCGCGCAGCTCGGCGTCGCGGCAGAAGGCCAGGATGCCGCGGTAGATCATCACGGCGCCCGTCTCGCCCGCATGGTCGGAGCGGAGTTCGGCCACCAGCCAGTCCGGATAGGTGCTCATGCGCGACCACATGGGGTTGGCGCGAAGGAGGTCCAGACCATCTCTGGCCCATGTCCGACACCCCCCGCTGCACCACCGTCTATTATGACGGCGCCTGCCCCGTCTGCTCGCGCGAGATCGCGCATTACCGCACCCGGCGCGGGGCGGAGACGCTCGCCTTCGTGGATGTCAGCCAGCAGGCCGAGCTTGGCCCGGACCTTGACCGCGAGGCGGCACTGCGACGGATGCATGTGCGGATGGCCGACGGCACGCTGCGCGACGGCGCCGCGGCCTTCGCCGCCATCTGGCGGGCGCTGCCGGGCTGGCGCTGGCTGGGCCGCGTCGCCGCCTGGCCAGGCATCGCGCAGGGGCTGGAGCTGGGGTATCGCGGCTTCCTGGGTGCCAGGCGGCTCTGGCGGCGGTAGGATTATGCCCGCCACCGCCGCGTGATATCCCACAGATGCGCGGCAAAGGCGGCGAGCAGCGGCAGGGCCACGAGCGCCCAGCCCGCCCCGGTCAGCGCCGCCCGCAGCGCCAGGGCGAAGGCGGCCCCCGCCAGGAGGAAGGGCAGCATCGCCGCCAGCCCCGGCCCCTGCCCCGCCCAGCGCCGCAACGCCCAAAGCCCCGCGGCCTCCAGGGCCAAGGCCAGCAGCACGAGGTCCGCGGCGCGGCCCGTGTCGAACAGCGCCTGCATCAGCCGAAGGGCCCGTTCAGCCGCACGATGGCGAGGTTCAGCACGGCGGCGAAGCTCACCCAGGCGATGTAGGGGACGATGCACCAAGCCGCGACGCGGTCATGCCGGGCCGCAAGCCAGATCATCGCCAGGATGGACAGCCACAGCGGAACGATTTCGATCAATGCCCAGTCAGGTCTCCGGGAGGTGAAAAAGAGGAAACTCCACAGCGCGTTCAACCCCCGTTCAGCACGAAGACACCGAGCAGAATTCCCCCCGCTCCGGCCCGCCAGGCGCGCATCAGCGCGTAGCCGGACAGCGCGAAAATCAAGGTCCAAGCTGGCCCGAAGGCCCAATCGGGGGGTTGGAACCAAGGGCGTTCCAGGCCCTGATACCAGGGCCCGATGGTGGTCAATGAGGCGCCCAGAAGGGCCGTGCCCATGGCCCATGCCACACCGAGGGCCAGCGGCAACCATCTTTCGTTCACAGGGTTATGCCTTTATCCCGTTGCGGTGGCGAAGTGATCACATGGGCTTGCGGCTTTGCCCACACTTCCCACAAATGGGTATGAACCGTGATCGAGGAGGAGATTTCCATATGCGGGCTTTGATGATCCTGGGCGCCGTCTTCGCCTTCGCTCCCTT from Roseococcus microcysteis includes these protein-coding regions:
- the chlG gene encoding chlorophyll synthase ChlG; translated protein: MSGRTLTRLDPSAVLELFKPVTWFPPVWAFLCGAVASGASFEGKWGYLALGLLLAGPMVCATSQAVNDWFDRHVDAINEPDRPIPSGRIPGRWGLYIAIFWSGMSLLVAAALGPWGFGATVVALILAWIYSAPPLRLKLNGWLGCTATGLSYETLPWITAAAIMAGGAPRPEILLIALLYGIGAHGIMTLNDFKAIEGDRRTGINSLPVLLGPERAALVACWMMAVPQLVVVGILFAWGAVLSPIIILALIGVQIWAMRRMLTDPRKLAPWYNATGVGPYVLGMLAAAFALRALA
- a CDS encoding BCD family MFS transporter yields the protein MNGLSWVSIIRLGLVQTALGAIIIMTTTTLNRVMVVELALPATLPGLLVGIHHGVQMLRPRLGYGSDMGRRRTPWIIGGMAVLGAGGATAALGVALMGSLFVLGVAVAALGFFLVGLGSGAAGTSLLALVAAKVAPQRRAPAATILWVMMIAGFAVTATTAGRFLDPFSPERLVAVTAIISLIAVCIATLAVRGVENSVATPPAPRTVATGPKPSFRAVLGEVWSDATARRFTIFVFVSMLAYNLSDLIIEPFAGQVFGMTIGQSTTLAGLQNAGTLAGMIVMAIFGSGVLGARLASLRGWMVGGCIGSGAMLVALSATPEMEAPPLTLIYMGLGFATGAFAAAAIASMMQLAGAGRAGTRMGLWGAAQAIAFAIGGFAGAVLADIARAALGSAAAGYGAVFLFQAGLFLVAAVLAARLTVAPRPLFPIPPLKEAVT
- the hemC gene encoding hydroxymethylbilane synthase; this encodes MDLAHPHHARARATRHHGPTLPLKVGTRGSPLALYQTRHFLDLIRSVCPILRDVEAFEEHEISTAGDRIQDRRLAEIGGKGLFAKEIHEALLDGRVDFAVHSLKDLETELPPGIVLACTLRREDPRDAIVLGTACEGTAEAACRAGASPFSALPFGALIGTASVRRQAQLLHARPDLRCEVIRGNVQTRLSRVGTGEFDASLLAIAGLKRLELDHRAGVVISEDDMVPAACQGIIGVTVRADDVELHELLSAICDTESRAVSLAERAFLGALDGSCRTPIGGHARLLPDGGIHLTGLVARADGSFLLRRTLTGHATDAVALGQALGEELLTDSPADIFG
- a CDS encoding tryptophan-rich sensory protein; amino-acid sequence: MGTALLGASLTTIGPWYQGLERPWFQPPDWAFGPAWTLIFALSGYALMRAWRAGAGGILLGVFVLNGG
- a CDS encoding TspO/MBR family protein, translated to MIEIVPLWLSILAMIWLAARHDRVAAWCIVPYIAWVSFAAVLNLAIVRLNGPFG
- a CDS encoding geranylgeranyl diphosphate reductase, with amino-acid sequence MTAETYDVLVVGGGPSGATAAHDLARAGKHVAMLDRAGRIKPCGGAIPPRAIRDFAIPDYLLKAKITCADIISPKGKRVPMPVENGYVGMVDRCEFDEWLRVRATEAGAERITGDATALERDPDGVAVIAVEPKEGPAQRIRARMVILANGARSDLARQAIPGQAHPKCVFAYHEIVKVPEDTAARGTYEATRCDVIYNGRTSPDFYAWIFPHGDSASIGTGSARKGFSLRGATAEVREQHGLAGFETIRREGAPIPMKPLKRWDNGRDVVLAGDTSGVVAPASGEGIYYAMLGGRLAAEAVQMALATGDAAALKTARKRFMKDHGKVFWILGIMQTFWYRTDWTREHFVKMCEDKDVQRLTWESYMNKELVRKDPLAHIKIFFKDMAHLLGLARA
- a CDS encoding thiol-disulfide oxidoreductase DCC family protein, which produces MSDTPRCTTVYYDGACPVCSREIAHYRTRRGAETLAFVDVSQQAELGPDLDREAALRRMHVRMADGTLRDGAAAFAAIWRALPGWRWLGRVAAWPGIAQGLELGYRGFLGARRLWRR
- a CDS encoding demethoxyubiquinone hydroxylase family protein; this translates as MSTYPDWLVAELRSDHAGETGAVMIYRGILAFCRDAELRDFAERHMATEQGHLRLLEAELPPAQRSRLLPIWRVAGWVTGALPALLGPRAVYATIDAVESFVDHHYQQQIDRLDAEGIFPELRAMLARCQEEEVHHRDEARERHAGVVGALLRGWSWMVGVGSEAAVAAARRV
- the ppsR gene encoding transcriptional regulator PpsR, which translates into the protein MGFGTPSQSLGVMDAEAASRLIAAAADATLVMDGAGVIRDMAFGNADLAAALGGRKAWLGRALADAVAEDSRSKVHDMLGEASAQDMPRWRHLNLRAADGASIPLLCAANRLPGTDRVVLFARDLRLLASLQQRLVEAQQAMEREYGRLRQAETRYRLLFQMSGEPVMVLDAASLRVLEANLAADRIFGAQPSFLDAFAPEDRARVEALLATVRAAGTAEERRVSMRGTGREALLSASLLRHERSSLFLVRLAFLGGEAGENPIPESRARLADFVESTPDAFVLTAADGRIITANPAFLELAQLPNEATARGEELSRFLGRQAVELDVLLAQVRGRGPVRLFRTRIRGDQGAEAEVEVSAASVLDGGQQCFGFTIRDIGPRPAPIETGPPTLPAAAGQLTELVGRVPLKELVREATDVIEKLAIEAALELTNNNRASAAEMLGLSRQSLYVKLRRYGIGDLGPDEES